Part of the Streptomyces europaeiscabiei genome is shown below.
AGACGGACACCCTTGGGGCGGCCCGTGGTGCCCGAGGTGTAGATGAGGGTGGCGAGCTGGTCCTTGGTGATCGCGCCGACCTTCTCCTTGATCAGGTCGGGCTTCTTCTCCAGGTACGCGGCGCCGCGCTTCTCCAGCTCGGCGAGGGAGAGCACCCAGTCCTCCGAGAGGTCCGCGCCCTCGGGGTCGATGACGATGACATGCGTCAGCTCGGGCAGCTCGGCCTTCTTCTCACGGGCCTTGGCGAGCTGCGCGGCATCCTCGGCGATGAGGATCCGGCTGCCGGAGTCGGACAGGATGTACGCGGATTCCTCGGCGTTCGTCTGCGGGTAGACCGTGGTGTTGGCCGCGCCCGCGCACATGATGCCGAGGTCGCAGAGGATCCACTCGATCCTGGTGGCGGAGGACAGGGCGATGCGCTGCTCCGGCTCTACGCCCAGCTCGACGAGCCCGGCCGCGATGGCGTTCACCCGTTCGGCCGCCTGCGTCCAGTTCAGCGACTTCCACTCCGAGGGGCCCTGGCCGGAGGCGGGCGGCACCGGATAGCGGAAGGCCTCGGCGTCCGGCGTGGCCGCCACGCGCTCCAGGAAGAGGGCCGCCATGGACGGCGGACGGTTCTCGATCAGGGTCTGTGTGTCGCTCACGACATCCTCCGGGGCACGCGACAGTGCGGCTGGCTCATGGACTGTGCGGCTGGCTCAAAGCGGCTGTTGTTTAACTCGCGAGTAACCATCGAGTGGTGATCAGGGTAGAGCGCGGTTGGCCGGTTCGTAAGGGGCGGCGGGCAGTCACTTTCCACCGAGAACGACCTTACGAACACGTACCGACATCCCCCGGACGACCTGCGGGCCCGTCGCGCGAAACGCGACAGGCCCGCATCATGCCCGAGTTTCCGGGGGTAACAGCCCTCACCCCGCGATCGTCCCGGCGGTCGCCGCCGGTGGCTACTTCTTGCCCTTGCCGCCGCCGGCGCTGTCGTCGCTGGACAGGACGGCGATGAAGGCCTCCTGTGGAACCTCCACAGAGCCGACCATCTTCATCCGCTTCTTGCCTTCCTTCTGCTTCTCCAGCAGCTTCCGCTTACGGGAGATGTCACCGCCGTAGCACTTGGCGAGGACGTCCTTGCGGATGGCGCGGATGGTCTCGCGGGCGATGACACGAGACCCGATGGCCGCCTGGATGGGCACCTCGAAGGCCTGCCGCGGGATCAGCTCGCGCAGCTTGGCGACGAGCCGCACGCCGTACGCGTACGCCGCGTCCTTGTGCGTGACCGCCGAGAAGGCGTCCACCTTGTCGCCGTGCAGCAGGATGTCGACCTTGACCAGGCTGGAACTCTGCTCACCGGTGGGCTCGTAGTCCAGCGACGCGTAGCCGCGCGTCTTCGACTTCAGCTGGTCGAAGAAGTCGAAGACGATCTCCGCGAGCGGGAGCGTGTAGCGGATCTCGACGCGGTCCTCGGAGAGGTAGTCCATGCCGAGCAGGGTGCCGCGCCGGGTCTGGCACAGCTCCATGATCGACCCGATGAACTCGGAGGGCGCGAGGATCGTGGCGCGTACGACAGGCTCGTACACGGCGTCGATCTTCCCCTCGGGGAACTCGCTCGGGTTGGTGACCGTGTGCTCGGCGCCGTCCTCCATGACCACGCGGTAGACCACGTTGGGCGCGGTGGCGATCAGATCGAGCCCGAACTCGCGCTCCAGCCGCTCGCGGATCACGTCGAGGTGCAGCAGGCCCAGGAAACCGACGCGGAAACCGAAGCCGAGGGCGGCGGACGTCTCCGGCTCGTACACCAGCGCGGCGTCGTTGAGCTGGAGCTTGTCGAGGGCGTCGCGCAGCTCGGGGTAGTCGGAGCCGTCCAGCGGATACAGGCCCGAGAAGACCATCGGCTTCGGGTCCTTGTAACCGCCGAGCGCCTCGGTGGCCCCCTTGTGCAGGGTGGTGATCGTGTCACCGACCTTGGACTGGCGGACGTCCTTCACGCCGGTGATCAGATAGCCGACCTCACCGACACCGAGGCCGTCGGCCGCCTTCATCTCGGGGGCCGAGACGCCGATCTCCAGCAGCTCGTGGGTCGCGCCGGTGGACATCATGCGGATCCGCTCGCGCTTGTTGAGCTGACCGTCGATGACACGCACATAGGTGACGACACCGCGGTAGGAGTCGTACACCGAGTCGAAGATCATGGCGCGCGCGGGAGCGTCCTGGACGCCGACAGGGGCGGGGACCTCGGCGACGACCCGGTCCAGCAGCGCCTCGACGCCCAGACCGGTCTTGGCGGAGACCTTGAGCACGTCCTCGGGGTCGCAGCCGATGAGGTTGGCGAGCTCCTCGCTGAACTTCTCCGGCTGGGCGGCCGGCAGGTCGATCTTGTTCAGTACAGGGATGATCTTGAGGTCGTTCTCCATCGCCAGGTAGAGGTTGGCGAGGGTCTGGGCCTCGATGCCCTGAGCCGCGTCGACGAGGAGGACCGTCCCCTCGCACGCCGCCAGCGACCGGGACACCTCGTACGTGAAGTCCACGTGCCCGGGGGTGTCGATCATGTTGAGGATGTGGGTCCTGCCCGGTTCCTCGGTCGGGGCCCAGGGCAGTCGGACCGCCTGGGACTTGATCGTGATGCCGCGCTCGCGCTCGATGTCCATGCGGTCGAGGTACTGAGCACGCATCTGCCGCTGATCGACCACTCCGGTCAGCTGGAGCATGCGATCGGCGAGCGTGGACTTGCCGTGGTCGATGTGCGCGATGATGCAGAAGTTGCGGATCAGAGCCGGGTCGGTTCGGCTCGGCTCGGGCACATGGCTAGGGATCGCGGGCACGCAGGGTCCTGATTCTTGAGGCGTCCGCAGCCGTCTGCGGTCTCGGGTCGGATCGGATCTAGCGGGTCTATACGTAGGCACCATGGTCCCACGGGCGGAGAGCGGCGACCGGTTTGGGCCGACCGGCGGGCTGCTGGTAGCGTGGGCGGCTGTGTCTCATGCCCTCTCAGCAGGAGGCACACCCCAAGAAAATCAAACGGTGTCCGAGCCATGTGCGGCGTGTCCTGCATGACCTCCATGTCCTCGTACACCTGTAGCTGAAAAGGCTCATTCGTGGCGAACATCAAGTCCCAGATCAAGCGGAACAAGACCAACGAGAAGGCGCGCCTTCGCAACAAGGCCGTCAAGTCGTCGCTCAAGACCGCGATCCGCAAGGCCCGCGAGGCCGCTGCCGCGGGTGACACCGAGAAGGCCACCGAGTACCAGCGCGCTGCCGCGCGTCAGCTCGACAAGGCCGTCTCGAAGGGTGTCATCCACAAGAACCAGGCCGCCAACAAGAAGTCGGCGCTTGCTTCCAAGGTCGCTGCCCTCAAGGGCTGAGCTCCACCTTTGATCTGATCGCCGGCTGGACCAGAGCGGGCCCTCTCTCATCCGCTCCCACCCGGCACCCCGGACCCGTACGCGGCCTGCGTTCGCCACGCGGGTATGGGTCCATCCTCTTGACCCGAGGCCCCGCCTTCGCCCCTTCCCCGGGGTGGGGGCGGGGCTTCCGGCATGTGGGAGGGGACGACCGCACGCTCCTCAAAGCCGAGGCGACCGCACGCTCCTCAAAGCCGAGGGGAACCGGGGGGCTCCTGGGGGCTGGGGGAACCCCGTGTCTTTGAGGGGCGCGGGGAACTGCGCGACAAGCCACGACGCTCCCGCACATACCCACTCACCGCTACTCCCCCTCCTTCCGGGGTCGAAGGGGCAGCGCCCCTGGAGGATGGGACGGGTAGGGGCGGCGGGGGCGAAATACTCACCCCCGACGAGACCGCGCCGCCCGCGCGATCGTCACGACCGCCTTCTCCAACGCGTACTCGGGATCGTCCCCCCCACCCTTCACCCCCGCATCCGCCTCAGCCACCGCCCGCAACGCCACGGCCACCCCGTCCGGCGTCCACCCCCGCATCTGCTGCCGCACCCGATCGATCTTCCACGGCGGCATCCCGAGCTCCCGCGCGAGATCTCCCGGCCGCCCACCGCGCGCCGATGACAACTTCCCGATCGCCCGCACCCCCTGAGCCAACGCACTGGTGATCAGCACCGGCGCCACCCCCGTCGCCAACGACCACCGCAACGCCTCCAAGGCCTCCGCCGCCCGCCCCTCGACGGCCCGATCCGCCACCTCGAAGCTCGACGCCTCGGCCCGCCCCGTGTAGTACCGCCCGACCACGGCCTCGTCGATCGTCCCCTCGACATCCGCGACCAACTGCGACGCCGCGGCCGCCAGCTCCCGCAGATCACTCCCGATCGCGTCGACGAGCGCCTGGCACGCCTCCGGCGTGGCGGACCGCCCGAGCGTCCGGAACTCCCCCCGCACGAACGCCAGCCGATCCGCCGGCTTCGTCATCTTGGGGCACGCCACCTCCCGCGCCCCCACCTTGCGCGCCGCGTCCAGCAGCGCCTTCCCCTTCGCACCGCCCGCGTGGAGCAGCACCAGGGTGATCTCCTCGGCGGGAGCCCCCAGATACGCCTTCACGTCCTTGACCGTGTCGGCCGACAGATCCTGCGCATTGCGCACGACCACGACCTTCCGCTCCGCGAAGAGCGACGGACTCGTCAGCTCGGCGAGCGTGCCGGGCTGCAACTGGTCCGAGGACAGGTCACGTACGTCCGTGTCGGCGTCGGAGGCCCGGGCAGCGGCCACCACCTCCCGCACGGCACGGTCGAGCAGCAGATCCTCCTGGCCCACGGCGAGCGTCACGGGAGCGAGGGGATCATCATTCACACTCTTCTTGGCCATCCCGAACAGCATCCCACGGCCCACTGACAACCCGACCCGCGTGGCAGCCGCGCCCCGCAAGGGGCGCGGGGAACTGAGCGAGCACCCCCACCGACCCGCAGCCGACGAACGACCGGAGGGGCACCCGGCGCTCCCAGCGGAGCTACGGCTCCTCCCGCCACCCCTCCCACTCCCCCACGAACTCGTCCAACGCCACCGGATCAAGCCGCCCCCGTTCGTCCCGCAACACCAACAACCACTGTGCGTCCTCGGCGTCGTCCTCCCCCGCCAGCGCGTCCCGCACCAACTGCGGCTCCTCGTCCAGCCCGAACCGCTCACCGAGTGCCTCCGCCGCCTCCTCGGCCGCGTCACGATCGGGCAGCACCAGCACATGTCTCACATCGCTCACGCCTCCATTTTCCGCCATGCTCACCCTGGGTCCCGCCCCCTCGCCCCTGTCCCGCTGCCCTGTCTCCGTCCTCTCCCCCCTCCCCCCGCCCCCCGCCCCGCCCCGCCCCCACCCCTCCTAACGCCCCCCGCTCCCCTCCCTCACCTCCGGCACCCGCCCCAGCTCCATCCCGAACCGGTCCCGGTACACCGCCAGCACTTCCCTGTCCGTCGCCAGCTCGGTCACCGCCCGGTCGCCCTCCGCCGAGGTGACCGTGAGCGTGCGACCGCTGAGGGTGATGCGTCCGCCGTCCTCGGCGACCCGGGAGCAGACGAGGGACCGGGTGAAATGGGAGGCCGGCGAGGTGCTGTGCCACCAGGCGCCCGCCGCGAAGTCCCCGAGCACTCTCGGCCGCACCTCCAGCCGGTACTGGGGCTTGCCGTCCCGGAACACGTCCAGGTCCCCGAACTCCCGCCCCCCGCTCTCCCGGTCCGCCTCGGCCACCCGGAACGTGCCGCCCGGATCCGCCTGCTCCCCCCGCCCACCGAACTCCAGCGGATAGTGGCAGTGCGTCCCGAACCCGACATCGGCCAGCCAGTCGCCCCCGTCCACCGTCCGCACCCGCAGCGCGAGATGGTCGTACGGGATACCGAGCCGCTCCTCGTCGCCGTACACCCGCGCCGCGAGCAGCGTCACATCGAACCCGAGCGCCGCGAGCAGCGCCCCGAACAACCCGTTCAGTTCGAAGCAGAAACCGCCCCTGCGCTCCCCGACCACCTTGTCCAGCAGCCGCTTCTCCTCCAGGACGATCTCCTCTCCGAGGTGGATCGACAGGTTCTCGAACGGCACCGTCCGCAGATGGCGCAGGTGCAGTTCACGCAGCACGTCGACGGTGGGCCAGGCCGGCTGCTCGGCTCCGAGACGGCGAAGGTAGGCGTCAAGCTCTGCGGTGTCCATGCCGTCAGTCTCTCGCCACGAGCAACTCCTTCGCCGTACCCGCGACGGCGATCGCGCCGTCCTCGTCCGTACGCAGCACCGTGGCGCCCCCGGCCCGCAACGCCGCGACCGTACTGGGTGCCGGGTGACCGTAAGGGTTGTCCGCGCCCACTGAAATCAGGGCCAGCCGTGGGGCCATCGCGCGTATCAGACCCGGATCCTGGTAGGCCGAACCATGGTGGGCGACCTTCACCACATCCACGGCTTCCAGTGCCGCGGCCTCCGGGGATCTCGCCAGCTCCCGCTGGCCGGGGGGTTCCAGGTCACCGAGGAGCAGCAGGGTCAGCCCGGCCGAGCGGACGAGCATGGTCACGCTGGCGTCGTTCGGCCCGTCCGGTGCGGCGGCGTCGCCCGGCGGCCACAGCACCCGCCAGGTGAGACTCCCCGTGCGCCGTTCCTCCCCGGCCACGGCCCGCGTCAGCGGGATCCGCCGGGCAGCCGCCTCCCTGCGCACGAACTCGGCCTGGTCCGCGGGCTCCTCGAACCCCGTCGCCGCGATCGCCCCCACCGAACGTCCCCTCAGCACTCCCGGTAGCCCCACCACATGGTCGGCATGGAAGTGGGTGAGCACGACCAGCGGGATCCGGCTGATGCCGAGTGCCGTCAGGCAGCGGTCGACCAGCACCGGATCGGGACCGGCGTCCACGACCACCCCGGCACCGTCGCCCGCCGCGAGGACGGTGGCGTCGCCCTGTCCCACGTCGCACATCACAAAGCGCCAGCCCGGCGGCGGCCACCCCGTGATCACCCTGGTCAGCGGCGGTGGCTGCACCACGACCAGCAGAAACGCCACCAGACAGGCTCCCACCAGCCACGGATGGCTGATGAGCCGCCGCCCGACGAGAACGACGACCACGGTGACGAGGACCAGCAGCAACGCGCCGGTCCAGCTGCCCGGCCAGTCCACTCCCGCGCCGGGCAGCGACGCCCCGGTGCGGGCGATGTCCGCGATCCAGCCGGCGGGCCAACTCGCGCACCAGGCAAGGCACTCGGCCACGGGCATCGCCACCGGGGCCGTCGCCAGTGTGGCGAACCCCAGCACCGTGGCCGGGGCCACCGCGAACTCCGCCAGCAGGTTGCACGGCACCGCCACCAGACTCACCTTGGCCGACAGCACGGCGACGACCGGCGCGCACACCGCCTGCGCGGCTCCCGCCGCCGCCAGCGCCTCGGCCGGACGCGGTGGCACCCGGCGCCGCTGGAGCGCGGCACTCCAACGCGGGGCGAGAGTGAGCAGGGCGCCGGTCGCGAGAACGGACAGCAGGAAGCCGTAACTGCGGGCCAGCCAAGGGTCGTACAGCACCAGGAGCAGGACCGCCGTCGCCAGCGCCGGGATGAGGGACCTGCGACGCCCCGTCGCGATGGCCAGCAGTGCGAGCGAACCGCAGGCCGCGGCCCGCACCACGCTCGGGTCCGGCCGGCACACGATCACGAAGCCGAGCGTCAATACACCGCCGGCCAGTGCGGTCGCCCGCAGTGGAATCCCGAGCCGGGGCGCGAGCCCCCGTCGCTCGGCCCGCTGCGCCAATCCCGGCGGCCCGATGAACAGGGCCAACAGGATCGTGAAGTTGGCGCCGCTGACGGCGAGCAGGTGCGTGAGGTCGGTCGCCTTGAACGCCTCGTCCAACTCGGCCGGGACCCGCGAGGTGTCCCCGACGACGAACCCCGGCAGCAACGCCCTCGCGTCCGCGTCCAGCCCGTCGGTCGCCTCCCGCAGCCCCGCACGCAACCGCCCCGCGAGCCGCTGCACCGCGCTCGCCTCCTCCAGCACCACCGGTGCCCCACCGCCCCGCACCCGCAGCACGGCCGCCACCCGGTCTCCCCCGACCATGGCTGGCACGACCTGCGCCACCACCCGCACCCGGGTGGACGGCAGAAGCGAAAGCCAGGACGCCCGACCGGACCGCCCCGCCACGTCGACCATGACCAACACCGGTGTCCGCGTGTCCACGACCGTCCCGTCCGGGCTCTGTACACGTCGTACCTCGGCCTGGAGGAGCACGGCGGCAGGGGCCGCGTGGTTGCCCTTGATCCGGGGGCGGGTGAGCCGTGGGTCGGACGTCAGCTCGACATCCGCGGTCACACGGGCGTACCGCTCGGCCAGTGCGGGGACGGGCCCCCGCCTCAGATCAGCCCCGTGCAGCCCGGCCGAAGCGGCAGCCGCTCCGGCACACAGCAGCACAGCGGCGACGGACACCTTCGTCCAAGCCCCGGCCCCACGCCCTACCCACCCTCGCCCCTGCCCCTGCTCGTGCCCGTGCCGTCGCCCCTGCCCCTGCCAC
Proteins encoded:
- a CDS encoding ComEC/Rec2 family competence protein; its protein translation is MHAASGARLGDAHPRQEGPTDLRLVPPALAAWGTAALMVHASPGWVTGVVVVCLVVGLALLFPWQGQGRRHGHEQGQGRGWVGRGAGAWTKVSVAAVLLCAGAAAASAGLHGADLRRGPVPALAERYARVTADVELTSDPRLTRPRIKGNHAAPAAVLLQAEVRRVQSPDGTVVDTRTPVLVMVDVAGRSGRASWLSLLPSTRVRVVAQVVPAMVGGDRVAAVLRVRGGGAPVVLEEASAVQRLAGRLRAGLREATDGLDADARALLPGFVVGDTSRVPAELDEAFKATDLTHLLAVSGANFTILLALFIGPPGLAQRAERRGLAPRLGIPLRATALAGGVLTLGFVIVCRPDPSVVRAAACGSLALLAIATGRRRSLIPALATAVLLLVLYDPWLARSYGFLLSVLATGALLTLAPRWSAALQRRRVPPRPAEALAAAGAAQAVCAPVVAVLSAKVSLVAVPCNLLAEFAVAPATVLGFATLATAPVAMPVAECLAWCASWPAGWIADIARTGASLPGAGVDWPGSWTGALLLVLVTVVVVLVGRRLISHPWLVGACLVAFLLVVVQPPPLTRVITGWPPPGWRFVMCDVGQGDATVLAAGDGAGVVVDAGPDPVLVDRCLTALGISRIPLVVLTHFHADHVVGLPGVLRGRSVGAIAATGFEEPADQAEFVRREAAARRIPLTRAVAGEERRTGSLTWRVLWPPGDAAAPDGPNDASVTMLVRSAGLTLLLLGDLEPPGQRELARSPEAAALEAVDVVKVAHHGSAYQDPGLIRAMAPRLALISVGADNPYGHPAPSTVAALRAGGATVLRTDEDGAIAVAGTAKELLVARD
- the rpsT gene encoding 30S ribosomal protein S20, whose amino-acid sequence is MANIKSQIKRNKTNEKARLRNKAVKSSLKTAIRKAREAAAAGDTEKATEYQRAAARQLDKAVSKGVIHKNQAANKKSALASKVAALKG
- a CDS encoding arylamine N-acetyltransferase family protein, translated to MDTAELDAYLRRLGAEQPAWPTVDVLRELHLRHLRTVPFENLSIHLGEEIVLEEKRLLDKVVGERRGGFCFELNGLFGALLAALGFDVTLLAARVYGDEERLGIPYDHLALRVRTVDGGDWLADVGFGTHCHYPLEFGGRGEQADPGGTFRVAEADRESGGREFGDLDVFRDGKPQYRLEVRPRVLGDFAAGAWWHSTSPASHFTRSLVCSRVAEDGGRITLSGRTLTVTSAEGDRAVTELATDREVLAVYRDRFGMELGRVPEVREGSGGR
- the lepA gene encoding translation elongation factor 4, yielding MPAIPSHVPEPSRTDPALIRNFCIIAHIDHGKSTLADRMLQLTGVVDQRQMRAQYLDRMDIERERGITIKSQAVRLPWAPTEEPGRTHILNMIDTPGHVDFTYEVSRSLAACEGTVLLVDAAQGIEAQTLANLYLAMENDLKIIPVLNKIDLPAAQPEKFSEELANLIGCDPEDVLKVSAKTGLGVEALLDRVVAEVPAPVGVQDAPARAMIFDSVYDSYRGVVTYVRVIDGQLNKRERIRMMSTGATHELLEIGVSAPEMKAADGLGVGEVGYLITGVKDVRQSKVGDTITTLHKGATEALGGYKDPKPMVFSGLYPLDGSDYPELRDALDKLQLNDAALVYEPETSAALGFGFRVGFLGLLHLDVIRERLEREFGLDLIATAPNVVYRVVMEDGAEHTVTNPSEFPEGKIDAVYEPVVRATILAPSEFIGSIMELCQTRRGTLLGMDYLSEDRVEIRYTLPLAEIVFDFFDQLKSKTRGYASLDYEPTGEQSSSLVKVDILLHGDKVDAFSAVTHKDAAYAYGVRLVAKLRELIPRQAFEVPIQAAIGSRVIARETIRAIRKDVLAKCYGGDISRKRKLLEKQKEGKKRMKMVGSVEVPQEAFIAVLSSDDSAGGGKGKK
- the holA gene encoding DNA polymerase III subunit delta, whose protein sequence is MAKKSVNDDPLAPVTLAVGQEDLLLDRAVREVVAAARASDADTDVRDLSSDQLQPGTLAELTSPSLFAERKVVVVRNAQDLSADTVKDVKAYLGAPAEEITLVLLHAGGAKGKALLDAARKVGAREVACPKMTKPADRLAFVRGEFRTLGRSATPEACQALVDAIGSDLRELAAAASQLVADVEGTIDEAVVGRYYTGRAEASSFEVADRAVEGRAAEALEALRWSLATGVAPVLITSALAQGVRAIGKLSSARGGRPGDLARELGMPPWKIDRVRQQMRGWTPDGVAVALRAVAEADAGVKGGGDDPEYALEKAVVTIARAARSRRG